A genomic window from Phoenix dactylifera cultivar Barhee BC4 unplaced genomic scaffold, palm_55x_up_171113_PBpolish2nd_filt_p 000092F, whole genome shotgun sequence includes:
- the LOC103721714 gene encoding NAD(P)H dehydrogenase (quinone) FQR1-like produces the protein MATKVYIVYYSMYGHVEKLAEEIKKGASTVEGVEAKMWQVPETLPEEVLGKMGAPPKSDVPIITPNELAEADGIIFGFPTRFGMMAAQFKAFLDATGGLWRAQQLAGKPAGIFFSTGSQGGGQETTPLTAITQLVHHGMIFVPIGYTFGAGMFEMEKVKGGSPYGAGTYAGDGSRFPSELELEQAFHQGKYFAGIAKKFKSSS, from the exons ATGGCGACGAAAGTTTATATAGT GTACTACTCCATGTATGGACATGTCGAGAAGCTAGCAGAAGAGATTAAAAAAGGTGCCTCAACTGTTGAAGGAGTAGAAGCTAAAATGTGGCAG GTTCCAGAGACGCTGCCAGAAGAGGTGCTTGGAAAGATGGGTGCACCCCCCAAAAGTGACGTGCCAATAATCACACCAAATGAGCTTGCTGAGGCTGATGGGATTATCTTTGGATTCCCAACTAGATTTGGTATGATGGCAGCACAATTCAAAGCTTTCCTTGATGCCACTGGAGGACTCTGGAGAGCACAGCAGCTTGCAGGCAAGCCTGCAGGAATCTTCTTCAGCACTGGATCCCAAGGTGGTGGTCAGGAGACTACTCC CTTGACAGCCATAACCCAGCTTGTCCACCATGGAATGATCTTTGTGCCGATTGGCTACACCTTTGGTGCTGGGATGTTTGAGATGGAGAAGGTGAAAGGTGGCAGCCCATATGGAGCAGGCACATATGCTGGGGATGGTTCAAGATTCCCATCTGAGCTTGAACTTGAGCAAGCTTTCCACCAGGGAAAATACTTTGCTGGCATTGCCAAGAAGTTCAAAAGTTCCTCTTGA